The Rhopalosiphum maidis isolate BTI-1 chromosome 1, ASM367621v3, whole genome shotgun sequence genome has a segment encoding these proteins:
- the LOC113551460 gene encoding protein polybromo-1 isoform X1, which translates to MNRRRRASSIASRATDDEVESSPVEHIRKKRRVDPVYVDIVQSVYDTIRNFKKEDGMLLCDSFIRAPKRRQEPTYYDVVSNPIDLIKIQQKIKTDEYDDVDDLQADLELLTNNAKSFYKKNSQEYKDAVELWDVFLATKNNILEREGTPKEKLVIRVGKLGKRGGSAASMSKSEQTDEEESNSSVVGGDDELAMCEDLFTAVMSATDNENRLLSAAFQLLPSKKRYPNYYEVIENPIDLRSIARKIQDGKYANLAEMERELLIMTKNACLFNEPGSQIYKDAKTLKKVITSKKIEVDHGKYAPSKSSERIRAKRMRGSQTSMSAVTAALQSEDEEDSDLDEDTVTDSQSNADGPDNPRWQLYNAVRSATGLQGNLLSDSFWKLPSKRYYPNYYHEIRNPLSLMQIGKKLKNGDYGTVSEVAGDMNVMLENAKKYFTPDTKQYKDAVKLQKVMQTKAQELLDLGHQYSDSEDDSADDDLQSTSRTSKKFARSPRCLTRGKYLNNIPLKRRLYALCKCLMDYTTEHGRVPMLMFMERPSKKLYPDYYKVIAEPIDMLTIEEKIKQEKYKSEDEILQDFKLMFDNCRQFNEEGSLIYEDANTLEKVLLDRSKELGPVLTKPNKIVSSSLLKFRKSQLPQATLQKMRTLFNTIKDFKDQKGRLLSIIFMKLPSKSEYPDYYEVIKKPINLEVISQKLKNNLYESLDDLAADFVLMFDNACKYNEPDSQIYKDALTLQRLTLQTKLQLRADEDSTPDVQSAVQELLTSLFASVYNHQDEEGRCFSDSMAELPEHDDIDGNKVRGLSLDLIKRRLDGNQYKRLDTFQEDLFACLERARQLSRTDSQVFEDSIELQSYFIRQRDEVCRNGDLLNSPALNYSLLDLSLSVNDMRERKMAEESISGNPEEDEIKTEDNALEEQEENTPPHIAGTADDSVCVNHLVYRVGDFVYAEPQERGQELMILNIQRLWTNQESQQMLYGNHFYRPSETYHLSTRKFLEKEVFKTDLNITIPVSRIKGRCAVVSVKDYFRYQPKGFDEKDVYVCESRYSSRCRNFKKIKNWALSLTAPWKLVERDEPLDPKRVMSVFRDRVEKHKEEIAELEEHEKIIEKEKPNVIIPNPPGVIDDGNVYYEQYNTHVGILKPGDFVYVKNDQNQIVQVDKIWVNKQGAFVFGPVLLTPIDLPNFSGRQFFKQEVLLTNNEETVLILKITGKCSVLEHAEYISCRPAEIAEDDVYLCESIYDESTKQIKELPKDGLKKYTHSPVVNQDEFYFFRRLIHPVKVGATENNTQSSDVKTVYNQHYDSVSNVSSPAMPKLEPADTMTEDSMDGGPPSVSSSDLGERTLNTSIIMSTPTSSRKKNPNHKKLVTGYILYTSDVRKAIVQNNPDRSFGEVSRIVGNEWRNLSQTEKMAYEERANRLNEENYPQWRQQAHQAPPPSEGSDLIWECGWDNCDWQFEDQSDCLDHAVADQYGHVQTFFAAIPPSEIEFQCQWRGCLRVKKTGIAPFPSLHRLVRHVKEVHILKNPGKPVPLSERNKNLMSSTRSVITTTSVLSVSSVSPPPVENSNVGGAVNVLNQINRNTPSPMSQNGSASNNSITISKHPEPLFVTVPPRPTRVFHSEAYIKYIESLNLESKSNWERQLIATQENTKGPDDPNSLPAIQWLGKGIGNHGNVLNALWALRNFMMKDAMGLSKTDE; encoded by the exons atgaatcgaCGCAGGAGAGCGTCATCAATTGCTAGTCGTGCAACTGATGACGAAGTAGAAAGTTCACCAGTTGAGCACATACGCAAGAAAAGACGAGTGGATCCGGTATAT GTGGACATAGTTCAATCAGTTTATGATActataagaaattttaaaaaagaagatGGCATGCTATTATGTGATAGTTTTATTAGAGCACCAAAAAGAAGACAAGAACcaacatattatgat GTTGTTTCTAATCCAATAGATTTGATAAAGATTCaacagaaaattaaaacagaTGAATATGATGATGTTGATGATTTACAAGCTGATTTGGAACTTCTTACAAATAATGCCAAGTCGTTTTataag aaaaattctCAAGAGTATAAAGATGCAGTTGAATTGTGGGATGTATTTTTAgcaaccaaaaataatattttagagagAGAAGGAACACCTAAAGAAAAACTTGTTATTCGTGTAGGAAAACTA gggAAAAGAGGTGGATCAGCAGCCTCAATGTCAAAATCTGAACAGACTGATGAAGAAGAGAGTAATTCTTCAGTTGTAGGTGGAGATGATGAATTAGCCATGTGTGAAGACTTATTTACTGCTGTTATGTCTGCTACAGATAATGAGAATCGATTATTGTCAGCAGCATTTCAACTCTTGCCTTCTAAAAAA cGTTATccaaattattatgaagtaaTTGAAAATCCAATTGATTTGCGATCTATTGCTCGTAAGATACAAGAtggaaaatatgcaaatttagCTGAAATGGAACGAGAATTGTTGATAATGACTAAAAATGCATGTTTATTCAATGAACCTGgttcacaaatatataaagatgctaaaacattaaaaaaagtaattactaGTAAAAAGATAGAAGTAGATCATGGAAAATATGCACCAAGCAAAAGTAGTGAAAGAATaag GGCCAAACGTATGAGAGGTAGTCAAACATCAATGTCAGCTGTAACTGCTGCTTTACAATCTGAGGATGAGGAAGATTCAGATCTGGATGAAGATACTGTGACTGATAGTCAAAGTAATGCTGATGGCCCTGATAATCCTAGGTGGCAGTTATACAACGCTGTTCGTTCTGCCACTGGGTTACAAG GAAATTTACTAAGTGATTCATTCTGGAAATTACCATCCAAACGGTACTATCCTAATTACTATCATGAAATTAGAAACCCACTTTCATTAATGCAAATtggcaaaaaattaaaa AATGGTGACTATGGTACAGTCAGTGAAGTGGCTGGGGATATGAATGTGATGTtagaaaatgcaaaaaaatatttcacccCAGACACAAAACAGTAtaag GATGCTGTAAAATTACAAAAGGTTATGCAAACTAAGGCTCAAGAATTGTTAGATTTAGGGCATCAA tatTCTGATAGTGAAGATGATTCTGCTGATGACGATTTACAATCAACATCTCGAACATCCAAAAAGTTTGCTAGATCACCACGATGTCTTACCCGTGGAAAATACTTGAAtaatattcctttaaaaagACGTTTGTATGCTTTGTGCAAGTGTCTTATGGATTATACG actGAACACGGCCGTGTACCTATGTTAATGTTTATGGAAAGACCATCTAAAAAACTTTACCCTGATTATTACAAAGTTATAGCCGAACCAATTGATATGCTGACAATTGAAGAAAAgataaaacaagaaaaatacaaaagtgaAGATGAAATATTACAAGACTTCAAA TTAATGTTTGATAATTGTCGTCAATTTAATGAAGAAGGATCACTTATTTATGAGGATGCAAATACATTAGAAAAAGTATTATTGGATCGTTCAAAAGAATTGGGACCTGTTTTGACCAAacctaataaaat TGTTTCAAGTTCTTTGTTGAAATTTCGAAAATCCCAACTTCCTCAAGCAACTTTACAAAAAATGCGTACATTGTTCAACACAATCAAAGATTTTAAAGATCAAAAAGGTCGTTTGttgtctattatttttatgaaactacCTTCTAAAAGTGAATATCCAGACTATTATGAAGTGATAAAAAAACCTATTAATTTGGAAGTTATATCTCAAAAGTTGAAGAATAATTTGTACGAAAGCCTTGATGATTTAGCTGCAGATTTTGTGTTGATGTTTGACAATGcttgtaaatataatgaaccAGATTCTCAAATTTACAAAGATGCATTGACCTTACAAAGACTCACATTgcaaacaaaattacaattaagaGCAGATGAAGATAGTACACCTGATGTACAAAGTGCAGTACAGGAATTGTTGACTTCATTATTTGCTAGTGTATATAATCACCAAGATGAGGAAGGTCGATGTTTTTCTGATTCTATGGCAGAACTACCTGAACATGATGATATTGATggcaataa ggtAAGAGGCTTATCTCTAGATCTGATTAAACGAAGATTAGATGGTAATCAGTATAAACGATTAGATACTTTCCAAGAGGATTTATTTGCTTGTTTGGAACGCGCCCGCCAACTTTCACGAACAGATTCACAAGTATTTGAAGATTCTATTGAATTACAGTCATATTTCATTAGACAAAG agaTGAAGTATGTCGTAATGGAGATTTGTTAAATTCACctgctttaaattattctcTATTGGATTTATCGTTATCAGTAAATGATATGAGAGAAAGAAAGATGGCTGAAGAATCTATAAGTGGTAATCCAGAAGaggatgaaattaaaacagaaGATAATGCCTtagaa GAACAAGAAGAGAATACACCACCACATATTGCTGGCACTGCAGATGATTCGGTTTGTGTTAATCATTTAGTTTATAGAGTTGGCGATTTTGTTTATGCAGAACCTCAAGAACGAGGCCAAGAActgatgatattaaatattcaacgaTTATGGACTAATCAAGAATCACAACAAATGTTGTAtggaaatcatttttatagacCTAGTGAaacttatcatttatcaactcgaaaatttttagaaaag gaagTTTTTAAgactgatttaaatattacaataccaGTTAGTCGAATTAAAGGACGTTGTGCTGTTGTAAGTGTTAAAGATTATTTCCGCTATCAACCAAAAGGATTTGATGAAAAAGATGTATATGTATGTGAATCTAGATACTCATCTAGATgtagaaatttcaaaaaaatcaaa aattggGCCTTAAGCTTAACTGCCCCATGGAAATTAGTTGAAAGAGATGAACCTTTGGACCCTAAACGTGTAATGTCTGTATTCCGTGACCGTGTAGAAAAGCATAAAGAAGAAATAGCAGAACTTGAAGaacacgaaaaaataattgaaaaagaaaaacca aATGTAATAATACCAAATCCTCCTGGAGTTATTGATGATGGAAATGTTTACTATGAACAATACAACACTCATGTAGGTATACTCAAACCAGGCGattttgtttatgtaaaaaatgatcaaaatCAGATAGTCCAAGTTGATAAAATTTGGGTTAATAAGCA agGAGCGTTTGTTTTTGGTCCTGTATTACTAACTCCCATAGATCTTCCAAATTTTTCTGGTAGACAATTCTTTAAACAGGAAGTTTTGTTAACTAATAATGAGGaaacagtattaatattaaaaatcacagGAAAATGTTCTGTGTTAGAACATGCCGaatatatatcat gtcgTCCAGCAGAAATAGCTGAAGATGATGTTTATCTTTGTGAATCAATTTATGATGAATctactaaacaaataaaagaaTTGCCTAAAgatggattaaaaaaatatactcattCTCCAGTTGTAAATCAAGATGAGTTTTATTTCTTTAGAAGACTCATTCATCCAGTAAAA gTTGGAGCTACTGAAAACAATACTCAATCAAGTGATGTCAAAACTGTATACAACCAACATTACGATTCTGTATCT AATGTTAGTTCTCCAGCTATGCCAAAACTAGAACCAGCTGATACAATGACAGAAGATTCAATGGATGGGGGTCCACCATCTGTCAGTTCTTCTGACTTGGGTGAGCGTACATTGAATACTTCAATAATCATGTCTACTCCAACATCATCTAGAAAAAAGAACCCTAATCATAAAAAACTTGTCACtggttacatattatacacaagcGATGTTCGAAAAgctattgtacaaaataatccAGATCGTAGTTTTGGTGAAGTCAGTCGTATTGTTGGAAatgaa TGGCGTAATTTATCACAGACAGAAAAAATGGCATATGAAGAACGTGCAAATAGATTAAATGAAGAAAATTATCCACAATGGCGTCAACAGGCACACCAAGCACCACCTCCTTCAGAAGGTTCTGATCTAATTTGGGAATGTGGTTGGGACAATTGTGATTGGCAATTTGAAGATCAGTCAGATTGTTTAGATCATGCTGTAGCTGATCAATATGGACACGTGCAGACATTCTTTGCAGCAATTCCTCCCAGTG AAATTGAATTTCAATGTCAGTGGAGAGGATGTCTTAGAGTTAAAAAGACTGGTATTGCTCCATTTCCAAGTTTACATCGTCTAGTTAGACATGTAAAAGAAGtgcatatacttaaaaatcctGGGAAGCCAGTACCGTTATCGGAACGCaacaa AAATTTAATGTCGAGCACTCGCTCAGTCATTACTACCACTTCTGTTTTATCTGTGTCATCTGTATCTCCACCTCCAGTGGAAAATTCGAATG ttgGAGGAGCTGTCAATGTTTTAAATCAGATTAATAGGAATACTCCTTCGCCCATGTCTCAaaatg GTTCGGCGAGTAATAATAGCATTACTATTAGCAAACATCCTGAGCCACTATTTGTAACTGTGCCACCAAGACCTACTAGAGTATTTCATTCTGAAGCTTATatcaa atacATTGAGAGTTTAAATCTGGAAAGCAAATCCAATTGGGAACGTCAATTGATTGCTACACAAGAAAATACCAAAGGACCAGATGACCCAAATTCGCTTCCAGCCATACAATGGTTGGGAAAAGGAATTGGTAACCATGGAAACGTTTTAAACGCTTTGTGGGCACTAAGAAATTTTATGATGAAAGATGCCATGGGTCTTTCAAAAACAGACGAATAA